The following are encoded in a window of Dethiosulfovibrio salsuginis genomic DNA:
- a CDS encoding AAA family ATPase — MIKSLSLRNFTNFESIDIDFSPKVNVFIGENSTGKTHLLKAAYTLCHGASTFKKGEKDMAEDLEKELTKKLLQVFMPLDDHLGNMYRQGSNPWGALSAKLGKKGSIDCSFSEVSRYLEIEQDRYLGSTGEPSFIPTKEVLSFMKGFNSLYEKYDLSFDQTYYDLCLTLDLPEARREYLHEKVRWAMGEIRALCGGSFVFYGGGKVTFKVESGEHSANAMAEGFRKAGVLYRLMETGSVQPGQSGPLFWDEPEANLNPRLMRLLVQILLELSREGQQIILATHDYVFIKWLDLLMDKEAGDQVRYHVLSRDDCEEVSVQMVDDYGAIPPNAIANAFSDMTKEQVRRKMGTLGK; from the coding sequence GTGATAAAGTCATTAAGCCTCAGGAACTTCACCAATTTTGAGAGCATAGACATAGATTTCTCCCCAAAGGTCAACGTTTTCATAGGGGAGAACAGCACCGGAAAGACCCATCTGCTCAAGGCGGCCTATACCCTCTGCCACGGTGCTTCCACCTTCAAAAAAGGGGAGAAGGACATGGCAGAGGATCTCGAGAAGGAGCTCACGAAAAAGCTGCTTCAGGTGTTCATGCCACTGGACGATCACCTCGGCAATATGTACCGGCAGGGATCCAATCCGTGGGGAGCCCTGTCCGCCAAGCTGGGGAAGAAAGGGAGCATCGATTGCAGTTTCTCCGAGGTCTCCCGCTATCTGGAGATCGAGCAAGACCGATACCTAGGAAGCACAGGAGAACCCTCCTTCATCCCCACCAAGGAAGTCTTATCTTTTATGAAGGGCTTTAACAGCCTCTACGAGAAGTACGACCTATCCTTCGATCAGACCTACTACGACCTCTGCCTGACCCTTGATCTGCCCGAGGCTAGACGAGAATACCTCCACGAAAAGGTCCGGTGGGCCATGGGGGAGATTCGAGCCCTGTGCGGCGGCAGCTTCGTGTTTTACGGTGGGGGGAAGGTAACCTTTAAGGTGGAAAGCGGGGAGCACTCGGCCAACGCTATGGCGGAGGGCTTCAGAAAGGCGGGTGTGCTTTACAGGCTCATGGAGACCGGATCGGTGCAGCCAGGGCAGAGTGGGCCTCTGTTCTGGGATGAGCCCGAGGCGAACCTCAACCCCAGATTGATGAGGCTTTTAGTCCAGATTTTACTGGAGCTATCCCGAGAGGGACAGCAGATTATCCTGGCCACCCACGATTACGTCTTCATAAAATGGCTAGATCTGCTCATGGATAAAGAAGCTGGAGACCAGGTTAGATATCACGTCCTGTCCAGAGACGACTGCGAGGAAGTATCTGTTCAGATGGTGGACGATTACGGAGCAATCCCACCTAACGCCATAGCCAACGCCTTCAGCGATATGACAAAAGAGCAGGTCAGGAGAAAGATGGGGACCCTGGGAAAATGA
- a CDS encoding PhzF family phenazine biosynthesis protein — MRQYVVDAFTDRVFGGNPAAVCVMERWLSELVAYQASRRCGVLYGRIAGSRVKLAGKAVLYSESIIHVD; from the coding sequence ATGAGACAGTACGTAGTTGACGCCTTTACGGACAGGGTTTTCGGAGGTAATCCCGCCGCAGTATGCGTTATGGAGCGGTGGTTATCGGAGCTGGTGGCCTATCAGGCGTCCAGACGATGCGGTGTTCTGTACGGAAGGATAGCAGGCTCCCGGGTAAAACTGGCGGGGAAGGCCGTCCTTTACTCCGAGTCGATAATACACGTGGATTAA
- a CDS encoding RloB family protein encodes MSPGRRSFNRPTGIRPQRKLFLIATEGEKIEPKYFYMFNTTLSTAKILCLKGGHASSPPKVLKRMANWLNENDLKIFDEAWIVVDKDQWTDSQIEELSSWAKSKENYGLALSNPKFEYWLLLHFEDGVAIRSSRDCSDRLKKHIPGYDKDINASKFTNERIDQAILRAEKGDNPPSSGWPKRLGSTTVYRLVKRIPRP; translated from the coding sequence ATGTCTCCTGGGAGACGATCTTTCAATCGACCGACTGGGATAAGGCCACAAAGGAAGTTATTCCTGATCGCCACTGAAGGCGAAAAAATCGAGCCAAAATATTTCTACATGTTTAACACAACCTTGTCTACAGCAAAAATATTATGTCTTAAGGGAGGTCATGCAAGCTCTCCTCCTAAAGTTTTAAAGAGAATGGCAAACTGGCTGAATGAAAACGATCTAAAAATCTTCGACGAGGCTTGGATCGTGGTCGACAAGGATCAGTGGACCGATAGTCAAATAGAAGAGCTTAGTTCATGGGCTAAATCAAAGGAAAATTACGGCTTAGCCTTGAGCAATCCCAAGTTCGAGTATTGGCTATTGCTTCACTTTGAGGATGGTGTCGCGATTCGATCGTCAAGGGACTGCTCTGATCGTCTAAAAAAGCATATCCCTGGATACGATAAAGACATCAACGCTAGTAAGTTCACGAATGAAAGAATCGATCAGGCTATCCTCCGAGCAGAAAAGGGAGATAATCCACCTTCTAGCGGATGGCCCAAAAGACTTGGTAGCACCACGGTTTATAGGCTAGTAAAAAGGATACCTCGACCCTAA
- a CDS encoding DUF3375 domain-containing protein — MILDYNTLESLRQNHPAWRLLRAQHAPLVASFLNRVFIVPNVRILSQGELVEALEDELFSLREDGDGHSFPGTALGYLNDWANNDKGWLRKFYPPGTDEPHFDLTPATEKALLWLQSLTERVFVGTESRLLTMFELLRQMSEGSQIDPEIRIAELKKRRDDIDREISTIESGEVPLLDDTSLKDRFQQFVQLARALLSDFREVEHNFRGLDRRVRERIALWKGSKGELLEEIMGERDAISDSDQGRSFRAFWDFLMSQSRQEELTDLLDRVLELVPIKEMDPEPRLRRVHYDWLEAGEHTQRTVAKLSEQLRRFLDDQAWLENRRIIEILHSLESQCLEIRENHPSGDFMEIDETSPTIELPMERPLYSAPFKATIDQVILDEGFFDVDTSALFSQSIVDKEELSSNIRRELQTRDQVSLGEVISAHPLNQGLAELVTYFHIAGEWPHSVVDDSRHEEIAWESHTKTVQATIPMVILLRS; from the coding sequence ATGATTCTCGACTACAATACCCTAGAGTCCCTTCGACAGAACCACCCTGCCTGGCGGTTGCTTAGGGCACAGCATGCCCCGCTGGTGGCCAGTTTTCTGAACAGGGTTTTCATAGTACCCAACGTCCGAATTCTCTCCCAAGGGGAGCTGGTTGAGGCCCTGGAGGACGAGCTTTTCTCTCTCAGAGAGGACGGAGACGGCCACTCCTTTCCGGGAACCGCCCTTGGATATTTGAACGATTGGGCCAACAACGACAAGGGCTGGCTCAGGAAGTTCTACCCACCGGGAACCGACGAGCCCCACTTCGACCTAACCCCTGCGACGGAAAAAGCCCTGCTGTGGCTCCAGAGTCTGACCGAGAGGGTCTTTGTGGGAACCGAGTCCCGGCTTCTTACCATGTTCGAGCTCCTTCGCCAGATGAGCGAGGGCAGCCAGATCGACCCGGAGATAAGGATCGCCGAGCTTAAAAAGCGGAGGGACGATATAGATAGGGAGATCTCGACGATAGAGTCCGGCGAAGTTCCTCTTCTGGACGACACGTCTTTGAAGGATCGATTTCAGCAGTTTGTACAGCTTGCCCGAGCCCTTTTGTCCGATTTCAGGGAAGTGGAGCATAACTTCCGAGGCCTTGACCGACGGGTGAGAGAGCGTATCGCCCTGTGGAAAGGCTCTAAGGGAGAGCTGCTGGAGGAGATAATGGGGGAGAGGGACGCCATATCCGACTCAGATCAGGGAAGGAGCTTCAGGGCTTTTTGGGACTTTCTCATGTCCCAGTCCCGTCAGGAGGAGCTTACGGACCTTTTGGATCGAGTCCTAGAGCTTGTCCCAATAAAGGAGATGGACCCGGAGCCAAGACTTAGAAGGGTTCATTACGACTGGCTTGAGGCGGGAGAGCATACCCAGAGGACCGTAGCCAAGCTGTCGGAGCAGCTTCGCCGCTTTCTGGACGATCAGGCATGGCTAGAGAACCGTCGCATCATAGAGATATTGCACTCCCTGGAGTCACAATGCCTTGAGATACGGGAGAACCACCCATCAGGCGATTTCATGGAGATAGACGAAACGTCCCCGACCATAGAGTTGCCTATGGAAAGGCCCCTATACTCCGCCCCGTTTAAGGCGACGATAGATCAGGTTATCCTGGACGAGGGATTTTTCGACGTGGACACCTCCGCTCTATTCTCTCAGTCCATCGTGGATAAAGAGGAGCTTTCCAGCAATATCCGCCGTGAGCTTCAGACCAGGGACCAGGTGAGCCTAGGAGAGGTCATCTCCGCCCATCCACTCAACCAGGGCCTAGCGGAACTTGTGACCTACTTTCACATAGCAGGCGAGTGGCCCCACAGCGTTGTCGACGATAGTAGGCACGAGGAAATAGCCTGGGAATCCCATACCAAAACGGTCCAGGCTACCATACCGATGGTTATTCTTTTGAGGAGCTGA
- a CDS encoding ATP-binding protein, with product MSEPIELEFSSEDGLAGFRLHRFEVLNWGTFDGRVWSLNLDGKNCLLTGDIGSGKSTLVDGITTLLVPSHKVAYNKAAGAESKERTLKSYVLGYFKSERRESLGSVKAVSFRDEKSYSVILGVFRNEGYDKTVTLAQVFWTKDPSSQPARLYVACDGELSIAKDFSDFGKDILGLKKRLRSLKVGVFDSFTEYGNWFRRSFGIKDRQALDLFHQTVSMKSVGNLTDFVRDHMIEPFPTESRIEKLIAHFEDLNRAHEAVLKAKRQIEQLEPLVSNWERHGQISMSVQNLRNCREALHPWIASQRIKLLKKRISSLEEEFLRHKGAVTELEDLKNTQKKRERELRLSIAESGGDRVETIGEEIRRLQQELDHRKRRESRYGQLLAILEEVLPSSGEDFLKQRSNLAQIKKRCESSEARINNDLNEIGVPLSREREELKGLTAEIGGLKARRSNIDERQVSIRRSICKALNISEEEMPFVGELIQVREDQRDWEGAAERLLRNFGLSLLVPDSHYRQVEEFVDRTHLKGRLVYFHVREDGRKGQPQIHPDSLVNKLQLKPNSPFYGWLDRELAHRFNLICCDSADRFRKEPMAVTAAGQIKTPGGRHEKDDRFALNDKSRYVLGWSNEEKIAALEEKARGNTLRIAELSRRMDSLNSERSELMNALKALSGLEEYREFGEINWRPLSLSISTLEEERRTLEAASDRLQLLTSQLSELELEMAKTEEKLDQRKDRRSKTEEKISNATTQLREARETLSDTDDGLTKYFTSLEAFQVEATGDKALTVETCETRERALREWLQVKIDGEDKKIARLGESIVKAMTEYRREWPLDTKDVDSDVASGGEFLSMLKGLRSDDLPRFEGRFKELLNENTIREIANFQSQLNRERETIRERIDQINRSLTQIDYNPDRYIRIEAQLSHDVDVRDFQAELRACTEGTLTGSEENQYSDGKFLQVKRIIERFKGRENFSDLDRRWTAKVTDVRNWFVFAASERWRQDDSEHEHYADSGGKSGGQKEKLAYTVLAASLAYRFGLEWGAVRSKSFRFVVIDEAFGRGSDESAQYGLQLFEKLNLQLLVVTPMQKIHIIEPFVSNVGFVQSGEDQRSVLLNMTIQEYRGQKEGTLS from the coding sequence ATGAGTGAACCTATAGAGCTTGAGTTTTCCTCCGAAGATGGGCTGGCTGGATTCAGGCTCCACCGATTTGAGGTCCTCAACTGGGGGACCTTCGACGGAAGGGTCTGGAGCCTAAACCTGGACGGCAAAAACTGTCTACTGACGGGGGATATAGGCTCGGGGAAGTCCACCCTTGTGGACGGCATTACCACGTTGCTGGTCCCAAGCCATAAGGTGGCCTACAACAAGGCCGCCGGAGCGGAGAGCAAAGAGAGGACCCTTAAGTCCTACGTCCTCGGCTATTTTAAGTCCGAGCGCAGGGAGTCCCTGGGAAGCGTCAAGGCGGTGTCCTTCAGGGACGAGAAGAGCTACTCGGTCATACTGGGGGTTTTCAGAAACGAGGGCTACGACAAGACGGTCACCCTGGCTCAGGTTTTCTGGACAAAAGATCCCTCCAGCCAGCCCGCCAGGCTTTACGTGGCCTGCGATGGAGAGCTTTCCATCGCAAAGGACTTTTCCGATTTCGGGAAGGATATTTTAGGCCTGAAAAAGAGGCTCCGTTCCCTGAAGGTCGGGGTCTTCGACAGTTTCACCGAATACGGGAACTGGTTCAGGCGAAGCTTCGGCATAAAGGACAGGCAGGCGCTGGACCTGTTTCATCAGACGGTCTCGATGAAATCCGTGGGCAACCTCACCGATTTCGTCAGGGACCACATGATAGAGCCGTTCCCGACGGAGTCAAGGATAGAGAAACTAATCGCCCATTTCGAGGATCTAAACAGGGCCCACGAGGCGGTCCTTAAGGCAAAAAGACAGATAGAGCAGTTAGAGCCCCTCGTGTCCAACTGGGAGAGACACGGCCAGATATCCATGTCAGTCCAGAACCTCAGAAACTGCCGGGAGGCCCTTCATCCATGGATAGCGAGCCAGAGGATAAAGCTTCTCAAGAAACGTATATCCTCCCTGGAGGAGGAGTTCTTAAGACATAAAGGAGCGGTCACGGAGCTAGAGGACCTCAAAAACACCCAGAAAAAGAGGGAAAGGGAGCTAAGGCTCAGCATAGCGGAGAGCGGAGGAGACCGCGTAGAGACCATCGGCGAGGAGATCCGAAGACTTCAGCAGGAGCTGGACCACCGGAAGAGACGGGAATCCAGATACGGTCAGCTTTTGGCGATCCTAGAGGAGGTCCTTCCCTCCAGCGGCGAGGATTTTCTAAAGCAGAGGTCTAATTTAGCCCAGATAAAGAAAAGATGCGAATCCTCCGAGGCCAGGATAAACAACGACCTGAACGAGATAGGGGTTCCGCTTTCCCGCGAGAGGGAGGAGCTCAAGGGACTGACCGCCGAGATAGGCGGCCTAAAGGCCCGTCGGAGCAATATAGACGAGAGACAGGTCTCGATTCGCAGGTCTATATGCAAGGCCCTAAACATCTCCGAGGAGGAGATGCCCTTCGTGGGAGAGCTCATACAGGTGAGGGAGGACCAGAGGGACTGGGAGGGAGCGGCGGAGAGGCTACTTAGAAACTTCGGTCTTTCCCTTTTGGTTCCCGATAGCCACTATCGTCAGGTCGAGGAGTTCGTGGACAGGACCCACCTAAAAGGCCGCCTGGTCTACTTCCACGTCAGAGAGGACGGCAGAAAGGGACAGCCGCAGATCCATCCCGACTCACTGGTGAACAAGCTACAGCTGAAGCCAAACTCGCCCTTTTACGGATGGCTGGACAGAGAGCTGGCCCATCGGTTCAACCTGATCTGCTGCGACAGTGCGGACCGATTCAGAAAAGAGCCGATGGCGGTAACCGCTGCAGGTCAGATTAAAACCCCCGGAGGACGACACGAAAAGGACGATAGGTTTGCCCTCAACGATAAAAGCAGATATGTCCTGGGATGGAGCAACGAAGAGAAGATAGCCGCGTTGGAGGAAAAGGCCCGTGGAAACACCTTACGCATAGCGGAGCTTTCGAGACGGATGGATTCCCTCAACTCCGAGAGATCGGAGCTTATGAATGCCCTCAAGGCCCTTTCAGGACTGGAGGAATACCGGGAATTTGGAGAGATAAACTGGCGACCTCTGAGCCTCTCCATATCGACGCTGGAGGAGGAGAGACGGACGTTGGAGGCCGCATCGGACCGCCTTCAGCTCCTGACCTCCCAGCTTTCGGAGCTTGAGCTGGAGATGGCGAAAACCGAGGAAAAGCTGGACCAAAGGAAGGATCGTCGGTCAAAGACGGAGGAAAAGATATCCAACGCGACAACCCAACTGAGGGAAGCGAGGGAGACCCTCTCCGATACCGATGACGGTTTGACTAAGTATTTCACCTCTCTGGAGGCTTTCCAGGTGGAAGCTACGGGGGATAAGGCCCTCACGGTAGAGACCTGTGAGACCAGAGAGCGGGCTTTGAGAGAGTGGCTTCAGGTCAAAATAGACGGGGAGGACAAAAAAATAGCCCGTCTAGGGGAGAGCATCGTAAAGGCCATGACCGAATACAGAAGGGAATGGCCCCTCGATACGAAGGACGTCGACTCAGACGTGGCCTCAGGCGGTGAGTTTCTCTCCATGCTCAAAGGTCTCAGGTCCGACGATCTACCTAGGTTCGAGGGACGGTTCAAGGAGCTTCTCAACGAGAACACTATCAGGGAGATAGCCAATTTCCAATCCCAGCTCAACCGGGAGAGGGAGACCATCAGGGAGAGAATAGATCAGATCAACAGATCGCTTACCCAGATAGACTACAACCCCGACAGATACATAAGGATAGAGGCTCAGCTGAGCCACGACGTCGACGTCAGGGATTTTCAGGCGGAGCTCAGGGCCTGCACCGAGGGAACCCTCACTGGATCGGAGGAAAACCAATACTCCGACGGCAAATTCCTCCAGGTCAAGCGAATCATAGAGAGGTTTAAGGGCAGGGAGAACTTCTCCGACCTGGACAGACGTTGGACCGCAAAAGTGACCGACGTCCGTAACTGGTTTGTGTTCGCCGCAAGCGAGAGGTGGAGACAGGACGACAGCGAGCACGAGCACTACGCCGACTCAGGGGGCAAATCGGGGGGGCAGAAGGAAAAGCTGGCCTACACCGTCCTGGCGGCAAGCCTTGCCTACCGTTTTGGCCTTGAGTGGGGAGCGGTCCGGTCCAAGTCTTTCCGCTTCGTTGTTATCGACGAAGCCTTCGGAAGGGGGTCCGACGAGTCGGCCCAGTACGGTCTACAGCTTTTCGAGAAACTGAACCTCCAGCTTTTGGTGGTCACGCCGATGCAGAAAATCCACATCATAGAGCCTTTCGTCTCCAACGTCGGATTCGTCCAGTCCGGCGAAGACCAGCGGTCGGTGCTGCTGAACATGACCATCCAGGAATACAGAGGCCAAAAGGAAGGGACATTGTCTTGA
- a CDS encoding DUF4194 domain-containing protein, translated as MPLLKGVVYRDEKPRVWEDLLKLQGNIRDYVAVLGLELALDEAEGYAFLSSKKQEEDEERELPRLVARRQLSYPVSLVLALLRKKLAEFDAGGGETRLIMSKDDVVEMIRIFFPDGSDDVKLIGQVDAILNKIADLGFIRRMDKGEGTIEVRRIIKAFVDAQWLSDFDKRLEGYRGQEEKDDE; from the coding sequence ATACCACTCCTTAAAGGGGTCGTATACCGGGATGAGAAACCGAGGGTTTGGGAGGACCTACTGAAATTACAGGGGAATATCCGAGACTACGTAGCGGTATTAGGCCTTGAGCTGGCCCTGGACGAGGCGGAGGGATACGCCTTTTTGAGCTCTAAAAAGCAGGAAGAGGACGAGGAAAGAGAGCTACCTCGGCTGGTCGCCAGGCGGCAGCTCTCCTATCCTGTGAGCCTTGTCCTGGCCCTTCTTCGCAAAAAACTGGCCGAGTTCGACGCTGGAGGCGGGGAGACCAGGCTGATAATGTCCAAAGACGACGTGGTGGAGATGATCCGTATCTTTTTCCCCGACGGGAGCGACGACGTTAAGCTGATAGGCCAGGTGGACGCCATACTCAACAAAATCGCCGATCTAGGTTTTATACGCCGAATGGACAAAGGCGAAGGTACCATAGAGGTCCGGCGGATCATAAAGGCCTTTGTGGACGCCCAATGGCTTTCCGACTTCGACAAGCGACTTGAGGGTTACAGAGGTCAGGAGGAGAAAGACGATGAGTGA
- a CDS encoding GmrSD restriction endonuclease domain-containing protein: MKANEASFLHLIRKSPQFSTPIYQRTYSWTDKECRQLWEDIIRTGNRDDIPSHFVGSVVYITQNPNETILSPSSLLVIDGQQRLTTLTLLLAALADYLNSQPAESKEPIEGFSPNKIISYYLINKEEEGEKRYKLILTQTDKESLIALLSDKELPKEHSVRIAENFELLKKLIAQEKGKLVTLCKGLAKLMVVEVALNRAYDNPQLIFESMNSTGKELSQADLIRNFVLMGLENNLQADLYDKYWRPMEISFGQEAYTEYFDDFMRHYLTLTNGEIPRKGEVYEAFKEYSRSTKVTNGGIASLVAEIRRYSRFFCAMAFDKESDPSLREAFYDLKNLKVDVAYPFLLELYNRYDLGLLSKEDFLTLVRTVESYVFRRVICSIPTNSLNKTLADFAAQAKSFEGDGLVDFLNAKFHGLVSYKRFPNDEEFRKDISTIDLYNRVRARTTYCLRKLENHRRKEKVNLEEYSIEHIMPQNPSLQEQWRSDLGEDWERVHNSWLHTLGNLTLTGYNSEYSDRPFAEKRDMEGGFKDSPLKLNEGLGNTERWNEDTIISRGQRLSDLALKVWPFPETSITFIESPTNAGSKNENYTIESYPYLSFDDNGSTSSTRELFDSIRKEILALDPCVTEHFLKLYIAYKADTNFVDIVPQRKGLRISLNMRFMDLTDSRGICKDVTKVGRWGNGDVEVLLASKDEIPYVMGLIRQSFESQMVNEV; this comes from the coding sequence ATGAAAGCCAACGAAGCCAGTTTTCTGCATCTCATAAGGAAATCACCCCAGTTCTCCACCCCCATCTACCAGAGAACCTATTCCTGGACGGACAAAGAGTGCCGACAGCTTTGGGAAGACATAATAAGGACCGGAAATAGGGATGATATTCCGTCCCATTTCGTTGGATCCGTCGTCTACATAACCCAAAATCCAAACGAGACAATCCTATCGCCCTCTTCTTTGCTGGTTATAGACGGACAACAACGGCTAACCACTTTGACTTTACTATTAGCCGCACTGGCAGATTACCTAAATTCTCAACCAGCAGAGAGCAAAGAACCTATAGAGGGATTTTCTCCTAATAAAATAATCTCTTATTATCTGATCAACAAAGAGGAAGAAGGGGAAAAGCGCTATAAACTCATCCTAACCCAAACCGATAAAGAGTCGTTGATAGCACTTCTTTCCGATAAAGAGCTACCTAAAGAACATTCCGTCCGCATAGCGGAAAACTTTGAGCTCCTAAAGAAGCTTATTGCCCAGGAGAAAGGCAAATTAGTAACCCTATGCAAAGGACTGGCTAAGCTTATGGTTGTTGAAGTTGCACTAAATCGAGCCTACGATAACCCACAGCTTATATTTGAGAGCATGAACTCAACCGGCAAAGAGCTAAGCCAGGCCGACTTAATCAGAAACTTCGTACTTATGGGATTGGAAAACAATCTCCAGGCTGACCTTTACGATAAGTACTGGCGTCCCATGGAGATATCCTTCGGCCAAGAGGCTTACACGGAATACTTCGACGATTTTATGCGCCATTATCTGACCCTTACTAACGGAGAAATACCAAGAAAAGGAGAGGTATATGAGGCCTTTAAGGAGTATTCCCGCAGCACAAAAGTAACCAATGGAGGGATAGCGTCTTTAGTGGCGGAAATACGCCGCTACTCCCGCTTTTTCTGTGCTATGGCTTTTGATAAAGAGTCGGACCCAAGCCTGAGAGAAGCTTTTTACGACCTCAAAAACCTAAAAGTCGACGTGGCCTATCCCTTTTTACTGGAACTCTATAACCGCTACGATTTGGGGCTTCTGAGCAAGGAAGATTTTCTAACTCTGGTAAGAACGGTCGAATCCTACGTATTCCGTAGGGTAATCTGCTCTATCCCAACAAACTCTCTCAATAAGACTCTGGCTGATTTTGCTGCACAGGCCAAGTCCTTTGAGGGAGACGGGCTTGTCGATTTTTTGAACGCAAAATTTCACGGGTTAGTGTCCTACAAGAGATTCCCTAACGACGAAGAGTTCAGAAAAGACATTAGCACTATAGACCTTTACAACAGAGTGAGGGCTAGAACTACCTATTGTCTAAGAAAGCTCGAAAATCACAGGAGAAAAGAGAAAGTAAATTTAGAGGAGTATTCTATAGAACATATTATGCCTCAAAATCCCTCCCTCCAGGAGCAATGGAGGTCCGATCTAGGCGAAGATTGGGAGAGGGTACACAACAGCTGGCTTCATACCCTAGGGAATTTGACTCTTACAGGATACAATTCGGAGTACAGCGATAGGCCTTTTGCCGAGAAAAGGGACATGGAGGGAGGTTTTAAGGATAGTCCTCTAAAATTGAACGAAGGACTAGGTAATACGGAAAGGTGGAATGAAGATACTATTATAAGCCGGGGCCAAAGGCTAAGCGATTTAGCTCTTAAGGTTTGGCCCTTTCCTGAGACCTCTATTACTTTCATAGAATCCCCAACGAATGCTGGATCAAAGAACGAAAACTACACCATAGAAAGCTATCCGTACCTTTCTTTCGACGATAATGGAAGTACCTCAAGTACAAGGGAACTTTTTGACTCCATCAGGAAAGAGATTCTCGCCCTAGACCCCTGTGTCACTGAGCATTTTTTGAAGTTATATATAGCATACAAAGCCGACACGAACTTCGTGGACATAGTTCCTCAGAGAAAAGGGTTGCGAATATCCCTAAACATGAGATTTATGGATTTAACCGATAGCAGAGGCATCTGCAAAGACGTGACCAAGGTCGGACGATGGGGCAACGGGGATGTGGAAGTTCTTCTTGCCTCAAAAGATGAAATACCATACGTGATGGGACTGATAAGACAGTCATTTGAAAGCCAAATGGTGAACGAAGTATGA
- a CDS encoding AAA family ATPase, which produces MLIRFSIENWMSFRDKVDFSMIASKERQHGERVPKLDKHRTRALPIAALYGGNASGKTNFFKALSFVKTLVVNGTRPDSLIPVDFFKLSLEGSKQPSRFEFEVLIDETIYDFRLAVTRNAILEESLTAISSSSEKVLYSRREGDIDLDKSLPDRDFFLFAFKGTRINQLFLTNSVDQNIDAFRPVYDWFKDILQLIAPDSRFEPFERFFDDGHPLYNSMNDMLCQLDTGILHLGSEDVPLDNVPIPESFKMMLKEDVKEGMAVRLPTKERLVITRENDELIAKKLISFHSREDGTSVKFDIRQESDGSQRVIDLLPAFLELAADGSKKVYIIDEIDRSLHPLLTRRLIEFYLSACSDRSRSQLLFTTHDMLLMDQELFRRDEMWVAERDLHGASSLFSFSDYKDIRYDKDILKSYLQGRFGGIPRLLTRGSCF; this is translated from the coding sequence ATGCTGATTCGTTTTTCAATCGAAAACTGGATGTCTTTCAGAGATAAAGTCGATTTTTCCATGATCGCTAGCAAAGAGCGTCAACATGGAGAAAGGGTACCCAAACTGGATAAGCACAGAACCAGGGCTCTTCCAATTGCCGCTCTATATGGGGGTAACGCATCTGGGAAGACAAATTTTTTTAAAGCACTCAGCTTCGTAAAAACGCTTGTGGTGAACGGAACCAGACCGGACAGCTTGATACCTGTAGATTTTTTTAAGCTTAGCTTAGAGGGGTCTAAACAACCTTCCCGTTTTGAGTTTGAGGTGCTTATAGATGAGACGATATACGATTTCCGTCTTGCCGTAACCCGCAATGCTATTTTAGAGGAAAGCCTTACCGCTATATCCAGCTCAAGCGAAAAGGTGCTTTACAGCCGTAGAGAGGGGGATATAGACCTCGATAAGTCTCTGCCAGACAGGGATTTCTTTCTATTCGCCTTCAAGGGTACCAGGATAAATCAGCTTTTTTTGACCAACTCTGTGGATCAAAATATCGATGCTTTTCGCCCCGTCTATGACTGGTTTAAGGATATTTTACAGCTAATCGCTCCAGATTCTCGTTTTGAACCTTTCGAGCGTTTTTTCGACGATGGACATCCTCTATACAACTCTATGAACGATATGTTGTGTCAACTTGACACAGGCATTCTGCATTTAGGATCGGAGGATGTGCCTCTAGACAACGTTCCTATTCCAGAGAGTTTTAAGATGATGCTAAAAGAGGACGTCAAAGAAGGCATGGCTGTCCGACTACCTACAAAGGAACGACTTGTAATTACCAGAGAGAACGACGAACTGATAGCAAAGAAATTGATCTCCTTTCACTCTAGAGAGGACGGAACATCGGTAAAATTCGATATTCGCCAGGAGTCCGATGGATCTCAACGGGTTATCGATCTATTGCCGGCATTTCTGGAGTTAGCCGCCGATGGATCTAAAAAAGTCTACATTATAGACGAAATTGACCGTAGTCTCCATCCGTTGCTCACAAGGAGGCTAATTGAGTTTTATCTTTCTGCCTGTTCCGACAGATCTAGGTCTCAACTTTTGTTTACAACCCACGATATGCTTCTGATGGACCAAGAATTGTTCCGTCGAGACGAGATGTGGGTGGCAGAAAGAGATCTTCATGGGGCCTCTAGCTTGTTTTCCTTTAGCGATTACAAAGACATTCGTTACGATAAAGACATCCTAAAAAGCTACCTCCAAGGGCGTTTTGGCGGGATTCCAAGGCTTTTGACGAGAGGAAGTTGTTTTTAA